The Vicugna pacos chromosome 32, VicPac4, whole genome shotgun sequence genomic sequence CAGAATCTTTGGTGTTTCTCAGATGATTTACTgagattacatttttaaaaaagaaagaaaaaaagaaaaagaaattgggaCTATTTTAGAGCAGTGACTCTCAAATTTGAGTATGCCTCCAAATCCCTTGGTGAGCTTGTCAAAACCCAGATTTCCAGGCCTACCCCCAGAGGTTCTGTTGCAGGGTGTCTGGGATGGGACCTGAGATGTTCTAACAAATTCTCAAGTGATGCTAACGATAGAGAATCTTGGCTCTGTGGTCACCAGATTTAAAAGAGAATTGTCCCTGGAAAGCTTGGCAAAACAGATTAGAGCTCTATTCCCAGGTGGAGACATCCAGCCCTGGTTTTGTAGGCAATAGGGAGCCATAGAAGACCTTTGAGTGGAGGAATAGCATCACAAAAGTGATGCTTTACAAAATTGATGGGCAGTTTAGGAAAAAGAGTGAGAGAGTGAGAGCCAGGAGATCCATTAGGAATCTATTAGGAAGTTAGGTAGGAACAGTGGTATTAGCCATGCCTCTCTCTAACAGGCCCATTCCTAGTGCCcgttttacaggtaaggaaaatgaggctcagagagatgaagctGAGCTGGGATTAGTCCTCGATTTGTCTTTGCTTGTAAGCACTAATTCTCCTGGTAGTGGTGAGGATGGAAAGGGCCCCTGAGTCCCAAGTCCACACTCTGAGCCAAGGCctaccttttctttcctttcttacctCCCAGATTTCATCTGTTCCAGGCTCTGGGATACAGCAGGGATACACAGGACAGGCTAGATCCCTGTCCTCCCGGGGCTGTTTCCAGTGGGGGACCATAAACAAGGCacataataaacaaaaaattctaTCACGTGTTAGAAGGAGCTATGAGAAAAGAGAGTGCAGGCTGAGAAGGGTTGGGGAGTTCATGGACAGAATGATGTAATCTCACTGAGAAAGTGCAATTGCAACTCTGGAAAAGGTGAACCTCCGGATGTTAGCTTCAAGTTCAGAGCCTTCTGTGGGATCTTCCTTGGACTTGTAGAAAAGATGTTTAGAGATAGGCTGCTCTTTTGACACCTGGAAAAGCTGAGACCCGTAGGCAGGAGAGATTAGAGAGTGGTGCGAAGAAACGGGAGCCCCTCGGAGCTCCTGGACCCCATCTCACTCCCCAGCCCCCCAGGTCCCAGGCTCTCTCTTCAGGCTATTTATCTTGGTCAGTTTTGATGTTAATAAATTACTCAAAACCCAGTCCTGGAACAAAGGTCTTGGTGGACAAATAGTAGGAGTTGCTGCACTCGCTGTCACCACCCTTCCCGGGGGAAGCTGCCTCTCTGCATTCAAACCAAAGGTCAGGTCCCTCTGCCAGTGACTTTGTTAGAAACACCTCCTTCAGGGCTGgaggtgtatagctcagtggtagactgcatgcttagcatgcacagggtcctgggttcaatccctagtacctccattaaagaaaaaaaaagagaagaagattTACTACCTCTGTCAGCCTAAAAATAATCCCTACTCCTGCTGGGGCTTTGTTTGGGTAGGGCAGTTATGATCTGACATGAGCTGGTGGTTGGTCCCCCTGCTTTGAACAAGgcacatcattcattcattcattcattctcacaGCAACCTAGCTGAGGTACACAGGGCAGCTatactgggcattgaacctaagacctcgtgcatggtaagcatgagctctaccactgagctgtaccctccccccttctATCTGCCTTTATCTGCCACATTTGCCCTGGAGATTTGGAGACTGGCCAGATCTCCTCCTCGGTAGAGCCTGCCCAGACTTCCAGGGGTCAAGTTCAGGCTCACTCAGCTGGGCTCTCCCAGAGACCTCTGGCTGTGACTGTGTTCCAAGATGCACTTCTTTTGTGACCTCCTCAAGGACTAAGCATATTTGTCTTGGGCTCTCCATTTGCGGGAGCTGGGATCGGGCCCAGGCCAGGAGTAGTGTGAACGCTGGGGAGGACGGTGAGTGCAGCCTTCTCGTCAGAAGGGACAGAAATTGCAAAGGAAGCATGGAGTGAAAGAGCCTGGTGTGTTCCGGGAGAGGCATACCTGGAGCACAGGATACACAGGTCCggggggacaggaggggaggggaggctgacAAGCTAGGTTGAGCCATCAAGGGCCTTGGACATCAAGCAGGGAGGGGGTTGGGGTTGATCCTCTTGGCAAGGAGCTGCAGTTGTGTGGTCTAAATGGAGGACCCCTTGGAAAGGGgtgaagtggaggcagggaggctggagagagaggtgggaGGTGGAGCTGCCTCTCCTGGCCTCCTGAGGCTCTGCAGAGCTTCAAGAAGCAAACTGGGCAGCAGGATCTCTGTAGAAGGAACCAGGTCTGCTCAGCTGGCTCCAAAGACATGGAATCTTCTGGAGCTGCCATGAGATTCTGTGGCCCCATTCCCAGAAATGTGGGTCACCAGCCTGGGGGAGCAAGCGTCTCAGCAGATGGAAACATGTCCCCCTGAACTCCTCTGTCCTGCAGCTTCTATTCCAAGGACAATGAAGGTAGCTGGTTCCGCTCCCTCTTCGTCCACAAGGTGGATCCCCGGAAGGATGCCCACTCCACCCTGCTGTCCAAGAAGGAGACCAGCAACCTCTACAAGATCCAGTGTGAGTGGCTGCTGAGCTGGCTAGCCCACCATCCTGGAGCCTCTAGGAGCCCAGGCCCTGTGCGGctcccccatccccctccccacttCACCTCCCGCTCTCTGTCCTCTGTTGCAGTTCACAGTGTGAAGCCCGAGTGTCTAGACGACTACAACAGCCTGACGTGAgcaccctccagccccagcccctgctcgGGTGGGGGACTCTAGCCCAGCCCTGTTGTCCTTGCAGAGATCCAAGGGGTGGAGATTGCAGAGCCATGAGTCCTAAGGACATCTTGTGCGGCCTCTGCTGCTTAGACATGGGGAGCCTGAGGCCCAGCCCAGAGAGCCTGAGTTGGAAGCTTTATCTCAGGGGTCTGGTGGCGGGTGTGAGCCTGCTGTATCTCTGTGCCCTCCTCCGCTCTCAGGGAGGCTGTGCTGCCCAAGCTGCACCTGGATGAGGACTACCCCTGCTCGCTCGTGGGCAACTGGAACACATGGTACGGGGAGCAGGACCAGGCAGGTGAGCTGCCCACCTCCCCAGCGCCACTGCCACCCTCTCTCTCTGCACGGTGGCTCCCAGAGAGGTCTTCCTAAATGCAGTCTTCACTGTCCTGCTCAGCCGTCTGGGGGtctctgaccttggggtggcCCACGAGGCTCTTGAGTTCTTCCTTGCCCGGCCTCTGGCCTCATCTCACCAGGTCCTCCTGCTGGCCGAGCCATCCCACCTGGAACTTTCCGTTTTCTAGAAGGACAGCTTTTTCCATCTGGTTCCAGGCTGTTCATGCCGTCTTCGTTAGCCTGAAGCATTCTTTCTGCCTTGCCTGCTTTTCCTGGCTCACTCCACTATTCATCTTTTATTCTGGTATAGACATCACCTCCTCCTGGAGGCTTCCTCTGATTTCCTCCACCCACGCTGGGTGAGGCACCTGTTCTTGCTCCACAGTCCCCAGGACTTGCCTCTTCACAGCCCTGATCATGTGTCCTGTTCTGTCAGTCTCCCCATGTAAGTGGTAAGTTCTAGGAGGGTGGGGCCCCTACCTGTCTTTCTTCACCCCTGAATCCCCACTGTGCAGcacatatttgtggaataaacAGGGATTCTGGTGTGAGCTGGCTCCTTACAGCTTCCCAGGGCTGCCCCCAGCATGCCCCATCCCACCCCAACATGTCCACTTCAGCTGGCACCAGCTGTGAGGACCCACACATGAACTGAATCACTCACAGCATCCCAGCCACTCAGATGGACCTTGGCATTTTGATCTGCATGGTCCAGGAAGCTAGCCAGTAGTTACATATGCCAGTAGTTAAATatgtagctatttaaatttaaattgggtaaagttaaataaaatgaaaaattcagttcctcagtcacaccagccacatttcaagtgcccaCTAAAAGAAACATGAGGCTCGTGGCTGCCATCTTGGACCGCATAGCTGTGGAACATTGCCACCGTAGTAGAAAGTCACTTTGGACAGTGCTGATTAGACTGCACACAGCAGAGGGAGGTCTTCTGGAGCAGCCCGGATAGGGGGTCCTCTACACGTCTCTTGAACACTCCCAGAAGCCAGGAGCTCACTCCCTCATATGCCAACCTGTCTCACCCTTCAGTAGCTCAGATCCTTCGTATTTGTCTAGGGGCTGGGATTGGGCCTGCCCAACCGACCCTTTGGGGAACCTTCCTCCCTTGGCTCCCAAGCACAAGactgtttctttcttctcttccacaCTAACGAGGTTTCTTTATTATTGGAAGGTGTATTAGGGCTTTCCTAgcactgccataacaaagtaccagtTACCAGggggcttaaagcaacagaactcTATTCTCTCATGTTCCAGAGCCCACaagcctgaaatcaaggtgttggcagcgCCATGCTCCCTCCagggctctaggggagaatcttttcttgcctcttccagcttctggtggttgctggaAATCcgtggcattccttggctcacgGATGCGtcgctccaatctctgcctccttaGTCACGTGGTGTTCTCCCTGGGtgtctgtcttcacatggtgttGCCCTCTGAGTCTGGGTCCCAATctccctcttcttgtaaggacatcagtcattagGGCCCACCCAATGTGACCTTGCCTTAGCtcgattatatctgcaaagaccctacttccaaaaaaagtcacattctgaggtttgaGCCAGGTATGtacttgggggtggggtggggacactCTTTAACCCAGTACAGAGGCTGTGATAAAAAATGTGAATGGTACAAAGAGTTTTCCATGAAAAGTAAGCCTTCCTCCTGCCCGTGATGCCCAGGCCTCAGTTTCAGGCTGCAGACTTCCCCCCATTACATACATACCTAGCCAGGTTTGGGGTAAGCAGGGCAGGGTCCCGCAGCCCCCTGACCTGtaccttcctcccaccctcaaCAGTGCACTTGTGGCGGTTCTCAGGCGGCTACCCAGCCCTCATGGACTGCATGAACAAGCTCAAAAACAACAAGGTACGTCGGCACCCATGTGGCAAACCTCTCTGGGTACCGGTTCTGGTTCAGCCTCCGCCACTGCATGGGACGCACTTCCAGGGTTGGAGCACTTCCTGGCCGCTATACCCGAACTGCTGTGCCCACAGGAGTACCTGGAGTTCCGAAAGGAGCGGAGCCAGATGCTGCTGTCCAGGAGAAACCAATTGCTTCTCGAGTTCAGCTTCTGGAATGAGCCACAGCCTAGAGCCGGCCCAAACATCTATGAGCTGAGGACGTACAAGCTCAAGGTGCCTCCCCCGCCAGGTCCCTACCTGCCTCCCACCTTCCCTGCAGCAGTGCTGCTTTCCAGGTACCCGGAGGTGGGCAGGCCTTGTGCCCCAGCATCTAGACTGGGGCTTCTGGCCTATCCCTCCTGCCAGGCTCAGAACAcaggtgtgtgcacacgtgtgcaacTGGGTGCGAGTCAGGGCCCCTGAATGAGGCaaagcagcccctggggctggggagatGTGACAGTTTCCCATCTTCACCCAATAGTGATGCTTGAAATCCCAGGTGGGGCTCATTCCCACCTTCTCCTCTGGTTCTCTTTCAGCCAGGAACCATGATTGAGTGGGGGAACAACTGGTGAGTGGCAGTTccgggagttggggtgggggaccctgccTACCTGCCCCTCCAAGGCCCCTGGTGGGTCACCTTCCCCAGGGTGCTCTGGCAGGGAACCTGGCATCCTCTGCGCCTCATGGATCCAGGAGAAGGTGATGGTCCAGCCAGGGGGTGGGGACTCTCTAGAGGATGGTGGTAGCACACCTAGGCAGTGGCTGCACCTCCATCTCCCTGTTACCCGATCACTGCTGAGAGCTGAGGGCCCAACCTCAGGCTTCTCCCTTGATGTGCAACTGAGAAACCAGCCTGGGGACACCTCACAGGGCCCTCTGCACtggccctggcctctgccccacaCTCTTCTGCCATCCCTAGGGCTCGGGCCATCAAGTACCGACAGGAGAACCAGGAGGCAGTGGGCGGCTTCTTCTCGCAGATAGGAGAGCTCTACGTGGTGCACCATCTCTGGGGTAGGTGGGGGACCCTCCAGGAGCCCTCTgtggtcccctttctccactgtCACTCTACATCGACAGTGGGAATACATCAGTGCTCTTATGGAGTTTATGTCCTAGGAGAGGGAGACACTACCTCCAACATAAACTAACAAAAATGATAATTTCAGATTGTTACAAATACTGAAGAGACAGggagaaataatgaagaaaaacattGGTACCTTCATTGGCTTGGATAGACGAAGAAGCCCTCTCTAAGGAGGTAAAATGTAAACTCAGCTAAAGGATGAGGAGTCAGCTGTGAGTTGCCAGGGAAGGGTGTTCCAAGTAGAAGGAacaacatgtgcaaa encodes the following:
- the NIPSNAP1 gene encoding protein NipSnap homolog 1, with translation MAPRLCSVSAAARRLLGGPGPRARDVAAVAAARFYSKDNEGSWFRSLFVHKVDPRKDAHSTLLSKKETSNLYKIQFHSVKPECLDDYNSLTEAVLPKLHLDEDYPCSLVGNWNTWYGEQDQAVHLWRFSGGYPALMDCMNKLKNNKEYLEFRKERSQMLLSRRNQLLLEFSFWNEPQPRAGPNIYELRTYKLKPGTMIEWGNNWARAIKYRQENQEAVGGFFSQIGELYVVHHLWAYKDLQSREETRNAAWRKRGWDENVYYTVPLVRHMESRIMIPLKISPLQ